From Cellulomonas oligotrophica, a single genomic window includes:
- a CDS encoding alpha,alpha-trehalose-phosphate synthase (UDP-forming) has translation MPEQVPTDGQDLVVVANRLPVDVSVGEDGETTWTRSPGGLVTALAPVMAQADGAWVGWGGSPGLELEPFDVDGTRLVPVMLTSDEVERYYEGFSNDSLWPLYHDVIAPPTFHRQWWDAYQRVNRRFAQAAASQAAYGATVWVHDYQLQLVPAFLRELRPDLRIGYFHHIPFPPLEIFAQLPWRRQVVEGLLGADLVGFQRGGDASNFVRVVRRFTDLTTRGQVVTIGEGTDAQRHVRAAAFPISIDSTAFDTLARTPAVQQRAMEIRKELGDPEILLLGVDRLDYTKGIRHRIKAYGELLEDGRLSPTATTLVQVASPSRENVGAYQQLRDEVELLVGRINGDYGQVGHAPVQYLHQSFPMEEMAALYLAADVMLVTALRDGMNLVAKEYVAARSDDRGALVLSEFTGAADELQGAILVNPHDIAGTKDAITYAAHLDPRESRKRMRRLRRRVLSHDVRAWSEQFLAVLAAVPRSGE, from the coding sequence GTGCCCGAGCAGGTGCCGACCGACGGCCAGGACCTGGTCGTCGTCGCCAACCGTCTCCCCGTCGACGTGAGCGTCGGCGAGGACGGCGAGACCACGTGGACCCGGTCCCCGGGCGGTCTGGTGACCGCCCTGGCCCCCGTCATGGCCCAGGCCGACGGTGCCTGGGTGGGCTGGGGCGGCTCGCCCGGGCTCGAGCTGGAGCCGTTCGACGTCGACGGCACCCGGCTGGTGCCGGTGATGCTGACCTCCGACGAGGTGGAGCGGTACTACGAGGGCTTCTCCAACGACTCGCTGTGGCCGCTGTACCACGACGTCATCGCGCCGCCGACGTTCCACCGGCAGTGGTGGGACGCGTACCAGCGCGTGAACCGGCGGTTCGCGCAGGCCGCGGCGTCGCAGGCCGCGTACGGCGCCACGGTCTGGGTGCACGACTACCAGCTGCAGCTCGTGCCGGCGTTCCTGCGCGAGCTGCGACCCGACCTGCGCATCGGGTACTTCCACCACATCCCGTTCCCCCCGCTGGAGATCTTCGCCCAGCTGCCGTGGCGCCGGCAGGTCGTCGAGGGGCTGCTGGGTGCGGACCTCGTGGGCTTCCAGCGCGGCGGGGACGCGTCGAACTTCGTGCGCGTCGTGCGCCGGTTCACCGACCTGACCACGCGCGGGCAGGTCGTGACGATCGGCGAGGGGACCGACGCCCAGCGGCACGTGCGCGCGGCCGCGTTCCCCATCTCGATCGACTCGACCGCCTTCGACACCCTGGCGCGCACCCCGGCCGTGCAGCAGCGCGCCATGGAGATCCGCAAGGAGCTCGGCGACCCGGAGATCCTGCTGCTCGGTGTCGACCGGCTCGACTACACCAAGGGCATCCGGCACCGCATCAAGGCGTACGGCGAGCTGCTGGAGGACGGGCGCCTGTCTCCCACCGCGACGACGCTCGTGCAGGTCGCCAGCCCCAGCCGGGAGAACGTCGGCGCGTACCAGCAGCTGCGCGACGAGGTCGAGCTGCTCGTCGGGCGCATCAACGGCGACTACGGCCAGGTCGGGCACGCCCCCGTGCAGTACCTGCACCAGTCGTTCCCGATGGAGGAGATGGCGGCGCTGTACCTCGCGGCCGACGTCATGCTCGTCACCGCGCTGCGCGACGGCATGAACCTCGTCGCCAAGGAGTACGTCGCCGCCCGCTCGGACGACCGCGGGGCCCTCGTGCTCAGCGAGTTCACCGGGGCCGCCGACGAGCTGCAGGGCGCGATCCTGGTGAACCCCCACGACATCGCGGGCACCAAGGACGCGATCACGTACGCCGCGCACCTGGACCCGCGCGAGTCCCGCAAGCGCATGCGCCGGCTGCGCCGCCGCGTGCTCTCGCACGACGTGCGCGCGTGGTCCGAGCAGTTCCTGGCCGTGCTGGCCGCCGTCCCGAGGAGCGGCGAGTGA
- the otsB gene encoding trehalose-phosphatase, which yields MNAEPRDARALTDRLHALAADADAHPLLVALDFDGTLAPLQDDPSASRILPAGVDALATLAGHAGLELALVSGRSMADLQALAQVPAGTFLIGSHGAERARVTTFGLDRDVVELTHAQADRLAALGARAAAVARGRDGVWVETKPTAVVVHTRLAEPDVGAEAEAQALALGTELGCGTLHGKDVVELTVLPADKGTALQALRGELGAPVVLYAGDDVTDEHAFAALGATDVTVKVGAGQTAAAYRVGSPDAVVAVLADLAATWDR from the coding sequence GTGAACGCCGAGCCGCGCGACGCCCGCGCCCTGACCGACCGGCTGCACGCCCTCGCCGCCGACGCCGACGCGCACCCGCTGCTCGTCGCGCTCGACTTCGACGGCACCCTCGCGCCGCTGCAGGACGACCCCTCGGCCTCGCGCATCCTGCCCGCCGGCGTCGACGCCCTCGCCACGCTCGCCGGTCACGCCGGCCTGGAGCTGGCGCTGGTGTCAGGCCGGTCGATGGCCGACCTGCAGGCCCTCGCGCAGGTGCCCGCGGGCACGTTCCTCATCGGCAGCCACGGCGCGGAGCGCGCCCGCGTGACGACCTTCGGGCTGGACCGCGACGTCGTCGAGCTCACGCACGCGCAGGCCGACCGGCTCGCGGCGCTGGGCGCCCGGGCCGCGGCCGTCGCCCGGGGCCGCGACGGGGTGTGGGTCGAGACCAAGCCCACCGCCGTCGTCGTGCACACCCGCCTCGCCGAGCCCGACGTCGGCGCCGAGGCCGAGGCCCAGGCCCTCGCGCTGGGCACCGAGCTGGGCTGCGGCACGCTGCACGGCAAGGACGTCGTCGAGCTCACGGTGCTGCCCGCCGACAAGGGCACGGCCCTGCAGGCGCTGCGCGGCGAGCTCGGGGCCCCCGTGGTCCTCTACGCCGGTGACGACGTCACCGACGAGCACGCGTTCGCCGCGCTCGGCGCCACGGACGTCACGGTCAAGGTGGGCGCCGGGCAGACCGCCGCCGCGTACCGCGTCGGGTCGCCCGACGCGGTCGTCGCGGTCCTCGCCGACCTCGCCGCCACCTGGGACCGGTGA